The genomic DNA AGTCCTGTCAAGAGAAAGCCAACAATCGAAGGCACACTCAGCTTATGACAGATGAGTAGAACACCAATTGATAAGCCGAATATGATGCAGATGTCATAAAGCAAAGGAATTTCCATAACTCATTCCAAATTGTAATGTGCCGGGAGTATTAAGTATCCGTCAATTTCATTTCGTCAAGGTCGTTGGTTTTCACCGCTTGATAAGCCCTCTTGAGTAATACAAACGCAAACGCCTGAATGCTGAGAAGGTTTAGGCTGATTTGACAGAGAACTTTCTGTTTGCCGGCGGCCAGGGGTCGGGAAAACTCGCTACCTACCGGATTGACTCACAGAGCGGTGAACTCCAGCATTTGGAAACATATACGGTTGGGAACAGCCCGATGTGGGTGCTTTTTGTGGAACTATCTGGCTCGTAGCCTTCAGTATCTTAGGCGGCAGTCAGCTCATCTGCTATATCTTCTGCGGGATAGCTGAGTGCCTCCCCAAGGGTTGGATGCGGATACGGGATATTTAGAATGTCAAAAACTGTGTCGTTGTGATAGAGGTGCGGCAGCGCAATCTGCATAATATCGGTCGCATGGGGTCCGAGAATATGTAGACCTACGATGCGACCTGAAGGTCGCTCGGCAATCATCTTTACGAAGCCCTCTATTTCGCCAATTGCTACGGCTTTGCCAATATCTTCCATCGGCGTTTTCACGGTTATGACATCCAATCCCTGTGCCTTTGCCTCCGCCTCGGTAAGACCCACGGTGCCAATCTCCGGATGAGAGAAAATGATGTTCGAGACTAAGTCGTAGTTCATTTTGACGCCGCGCTTTCCGGAGGCGTGTAACCCTGCAACTTTCCCTTCCATCGTAGCGGCATAAACCAGTGCCGCTTTGCCTGTCACATCCCCTACTGCATAGATGTGTGGAACATTGGTCTGCATATAGTCGTTGACCTTAATCTCACCCTTTTCGCCGAGAAGTAAGCCTGTTTTTTCTAAGCCTAAATCATCTATCGTGGGACGGCGACCCGTATTTACCATAATTTCTTCCGCACAGACCACCTTCTCCTCACCCCCCTGCACGAAGTGTACCTCCTTACCCTTCTCCGTGCGTGCGAACGATTTGAGGCTGGTCTCGGTCAGGATATTCATCCCTTCCCGCCGAAGCAGGTCCTGTAATTCAAAGCCAATATCCGGGTCAAGGCGTCTCAAAACCCGTGGGCTGCGAACTAACATGGTAATTTCGACCCCCACCTTGTGGAAAAGATATCCCAACTCCAGAGCGATATATCCGCTTCCGATGACAATCAAGGAGCTGGGGAGATGTTCCAGATAGAGTGCCTCATCACTAGTGATGTATCCCGTCTCTTTTAAGCCAAGCAAGGGGGGCACGTCAACTGTAGATCCTGTAGCAATAACGATTTTTTCTCCAGTGTAGCGGTTATCGCCAACCTGAATGGTATGCGGGTCGATGAAACTCGCGCTACCCTCTACGATATCAACCGATGCGTTGAGGATCGCCTCCCTACGTGCAGAGAAAAAATCATCTTCCACTAAGGTTCGGACACGTTTCTGCACGGTTGACCAATTGACCTGTAGGTCGCTGGCTGTGATACCGAAATTGGGACTCTCTTCAAAGGTGCGCTTCACACTCGCGGAAGCGAGCAGGGTTTTAGATGGCATGCAGCCCTCGTTCGTGCATAAGCTGTACCCGACGCGACGTTTCTCTACCAAGAGAATGTTCTTCAATCCTTCAGCTTTAGCTGCCATCGCCGCTGAAAACCCGCCGCTGCCGCTNNNNNNNNNNNNNNNNNNNNNNNNNNNNNNNNNNNNNNNNNNNNNNNNNNNNNNNNNNNNNNNNNNNNACAAAAAAATAGACCCCGATCTTCGACCGGGGTCTGAGAATCTACTCACTATCTTCTGATCCATTGATTCGCCGGTAGAGGGTTGAGGCTTTCCCTCTCGGCACATTGCCAGAAGGGACCTCCAGCACTTCATACACGGCGGGCTCTTCTTCCCTAAAATCAATGGACAATATATCGCCAACAGACAGTTCTTTGCCAGCCTTCGCTGGGTGTCCGTTGACCAGCACCCGCCCACGGCTACAAATTGAGTTGGCAACGGTACGACGCTTAATGAGGCGGCTCACCTGTAGGAATTTGTCGAGGCGCATCGGGTTACTTCAGCCATATCATCACCCTCTTGGGTGACATCATCAGACGAATCGGACTTCTTTAGAGCGAGATCCAGCACTTCACTCATATCACTGACCTTGTGAAAATGCAGGGCATCCCGAATTTCTTCAGGAATATCAGGGATATCCTTATCGTTCTCTTCCGGGATAATAACGTTCTTGATGCTATTGCGGTGCGCTGCGAGCACCTTTTCTTTCAGTCCACCGATCGGAAGGACATGCCCACGCAAGGTGATCTCACCGGTCATTGCAATATCCTTACGGACCCGCTGCCCCGTCATCGCAGAAATCATCGCAGTAGCGAGCGTAATGCCCGCCGAAGGTCCCTCTACGGGAATCGCGCCTTCAGGCACATGGATGTGGATATCCTGCTTATTAAACTCAAAATCAGATGGCACCTCAAGCGATTCCGCTTGAGAGCGGATGTAACCGAGCGCCGTCTGCACAGATTCACGCATAATTTCCTGAAGTCTGCCTGTCATGCTCAGTTTACCATCCCCAACCATTGTCGCAACTTCAATAGGAACGACATCGCCACCAGCCTGTGAAACAACTAAGCCCGTCGCAACACCGACCTCATCCTCTTTTTCCGCTTTTCCCTGTGCAAATTTCGGAGGACCGAGATATTCTGTCAAATCCTCGACACCGACCTCAATTTTGACCGCCTTGTCGCCGCTTTTTACAACCTCCTTAGCGACTTTGCGGCAGATACTGGTAATTTCACGTTCTAGGTTTCGGACACCCGCTTCACGTGTATACCGGTGAATGATGTCAAAGATTGTATCGTCCGGGAATTTGAGATTCGCCTCCTTGAGCCCGTGGGCTTCGATCTGCTTGGGTATCAAGAATAGGTTGGCGATTTTGTGCTTTTCATATTCTGTGTAGCCGGGGAGTTCGATAATCTCCATGCGGTCTTCCAGCGCAGGTGGGATTGGCTCCCGTGTATTTGCGGTAGTTATAAACATAATCTCCGAGAGATCGAACGCTACATCTAAGTAGTGGTCACGAAATGTCCCATTCTGCTCTGGGTCAAGCACTTCAAGCAGCGCCGACGCCGGATCGCCCCGGAAGTCCATACTCATCTTGTCGATTTCGTCTAGGAGGAAAAGTGGGTTTCTCGATTTTGCATCCCGAAGCCCTTGAAGAATTCGGCCCGGCAAAGATCCGATGTAAGTCCGGCGATGCCCACGGATTTCGGCTTCGTCCCGAACACCTCCCAAGGACATACGGACGAAGTTTCGCCCGGTTGCTCTAGCAATTGACTGACCCAATGAGGTTTTTCCGACGCCAGGGGGACCGACAAAACAGAGAATGGGGCCCTTGAGTTTCTTGACCAACTGGAGTACGGCAAGGTATTCAAGGATGCGTTCCTTCGGCTTTTCGAGCCCATAGTGGTCCTCCTCTAGTATTTTCTCCGCACCCTCTAGGTCGATTTCGCTTTCCGTCTGTTTGTCCCAAGGCAAAGCGATAAGCCAGTCGATATAGGTACGGATGACCCCCGATTCTGCAGACATCGGCGGCATCTGCTGTAATCGGTCAAGTTCTTTCAACGCTTTTTCTTGCGCTTCCTCGGTCATACCCGCTGTTTCAATCTGCTCCCGCAGTTCATCAATGTCTCCCTGTTCATCCCCTCGACCAAGTTCCTTTTGGATGGCTTTCATCTTTTCCTGAAGGTAGAACTCCCGATGCGTCCGCTCAACGGACTTACGCACCTGCGTATTGATTTTATCGTCCAATTTGAAAAGCTCCAGATCTTCCTGAAGCAGTTCGACAACAATCTGAAGTCGCTTAATCGGGTTAATCTCGTCCAATACCCCTTGCAGCCGATCCGCCTCCATACTGGTGAAGCTGGCAATTGAATCTGCAAGATGACCCGGCTCAACCTCTTTCTGGACAACCATCATCGCTTCTTCAGGCGTTTGGCGATTTCCTTTGATATACTCCTCAAAGGCCGCTATCGCTGTTTCCATCAACGATTTTGCTTGGTTTGATTGTTCCAATTCCTCGTGAACAATTTTT from Candidatus Poribacteria bacterium includes the following:
- a CDS encoding beta-propeller fold lactonase family protein, producing the protein MTENFLFAGGQGSGKLATYRIDSQSGELQHLETYTVGNSPMWVLFVELSGS
- a CDS encoding NAD(P)/FAD-dependent oxidoreductase, whose translation is SGSGGFSAAMAAKAEGLKNILLVEKRRVGYSLCTNEGCMPSKTLLASASVKRTFEESPNFGITASDLQVNWSTVQKRVRTLVEDDFFSARREAILNASVDIVEGSASFIDPHTIQVGDNRYTGEKIVIATGSTVDVPPLLGLKETGYITSDEALYLEHLPSSLIVIGSGYIALELGYLFHKVGVEITMLVRSPRVLRRLDPDIGFELQDLLRREGMNILTETSLKSFARTEKGKEVHFVQGGEEKVVCAEEIMVNTGRRPTIDDLGLEKTGLLLGEKGEIKVNDYMQTNVPHIYAVGDVTGKAALVYAATMEGKVAGLHASGKRGVKMNYDLVSNIIFSHPEIGTVGLTEAEAKAQGLDVITVKTPMEDIGKAVAIGEIEGFVKMIAERPSGRIVGLHILGPHATDIMQIALPHLYHNDTVFDILNIPYPHPTLGEALSYPAEDIADELTAA
- a CDS encoding RNA-binding S4 domain-containing protein, whose protein sequence is MRLDKFLQVSRLIKRRTVANSICSRGRVLVNGHPAKAGKELSVGDILSIDFREEEPAVYEVLEVPSGNVPRGKASTLYRRINGSEDSE
- the lon gene encoding endopeptidase La, with protein sequence MSQDSTKDRQTDEQDDQTDEVVVLPVIPTPGKVFFPRISTPLNVIRKMGVRATKYAVQANQDVLLLNQKDKDEENPGPDGFHRVGTATSIADSYDPRDGSIRIAIEGYSRAIVLRCFETDGFLQAEVKIVHEELEQSNQAKSLMETAIAAFEEYIKGNRQTPEEAMMVVQKEVEPGHLADSIASFTSMEADRLQGVLDEINPIKRLQIVVELLQEDLELFKLDDKINTQVRKSVERTHREFYLQEKMKAIQKELGRGDEQGDIDELREQIETAGMTEEAQEKALKELDRLQQMPPMSAESGVIRTYIDWLIALPWDKQTESEIDLEGAEKILEEDHYGLEKPKERILEYLAVLQLVKKLKGPILCFVGPPGVGKTSLGQSIARATGRNFVRMSLGGVRDEAEIRGHRRTYIGSLPGRILQGLRDAKSRNPLFLLDEIDKMSMDFRGDPASALLEVLDPEQNGTFRDHYLDVAFDLSEIMFITTANTREPIPPALEDRMEIIELPGYTEYEKHKIANLFLIPKQIEAHGLKEANLKFPDDTIFDIIHRYTREAGVRNLEREITSICRKVAKEVVKSGDKAVKIEVGVEDLTEYLGPPKFAQGKAEKEDEVGVATGLVVSQAGGDVVPIEVATMVGDGKLSMTGRLQEIMRESVQTALGYIRSQAESLEVPSDFEFNKQDIHIHVPEGAIPVEGPSAGITLATAMISAMTGQRVRKDIAMTGEITLRGHVLPIGGLKEKVLAAHRNSIKNVIIPEENDKDIPDIPEEIRDALHFHKVSDMSEVLDLALKKSDSSDDVTQEGDDMAEVTRCASTNSYR